The proteins below are encoded in one region of Methylobacillus flagellatus KT:
- a CDS encoding TonB-dependent siderophore receptor — protein sequence MTHPIHARRLLPALLAIACNSHAGMTDEPAQLEELTVKVPGTRGKASGYYQKDAGGATRTDTPLQETSQSVKIISRQVLDDMRATRLDDTFDLVSGVSRQNSFGGLWDNFAIRGFAGHENTGPAMLRNGFAGNRGFNPPRDTANTERVEFLKGPTAALYGNSEPGGTLNVVTKKPQFKSSNTAEVYAGSYDTYRTSFDATGPVADNLAYRMIVAAEDKGSFRDHMDSERLLVSPSFTWLIGPSTTINYELEYLKHRTPFDRGIALRDRDGNRLHNVKHSRFLGEPRTGDTTMEAYTHQLSLEHEFSQYCRGRIGLAYKENKTDGDAVEPLSPLSAVAPNGNINRRLRGRAFDSDDLMLQTDLNGKFNTGSLSHDLLLGMEAYRFNQQQTQFGSSATAINIYSPAYGAVLAPMTRLSDFKEEQTDMAVFAQDQVSLTEKWKLMAGVRFDSFRQQIDTLTNNTQVRQDHFVTSPRVGLTYVLNPEVSLYTSFSRSFRPNAGTDAAGNGFDPERSRAFEVGMKYQSANQLLGGNIALFDITKQNVLTADPASNYLFSIAAGEVKSRGLELDLNGQLAEHLRVIASYAYTDAYLGKDIALGAASSIPSGARLSNIPRHSANALIMHERTLANGGKLGLGGGFSYVGKRADSPEDMFELPSYVTVRLMTYWQFNEKLRLSFDVTNLFDREYYASSYNSNWTMPGAPRMMTLGLQARF from the coding sequence ATGACACATCCAATTCACGCCAGGCGTCTGCTGCCTGCCCTGCTTGCCATTGCCTGCAACAGCCATGCCGGAATGACAGATGAACCTGCGCAGCTGGAAGAACTCACGGTCAAGGTGCCCGGCACCAGGGGCAAGGCCAGCGGTTATTACCAGAAAGATGCAGGCGGCGCCACGCGTACCGATACCCCGCTGCAGGAAACCTCACAATCCGTGAAGATCATCTCGCGCCAGGTGCTCGACGACATGCGGGCCACACGGCTGGACGATACTTTCGATCTCGTGAGCGGCGTCAGCCGCCAGAACAGTTTTGGCGGACTATGGGACAACTTCGCCATCCGTGGTTTCGCTGGCCATGAAAATACCGGTCCCGCCATGCTACGCAATGGCTTCGCCGGCAACCGTGGCTTCAACCCGCCGCGCGACACCGCCAATACCGAGCGCGTCGAGTTCCTCAAGGGGCCCACTGCCGCACTTTACGGTAACAGCGAGCCGGGCGGTACACTCAACGTGGTCACCAAGAAGCCGCAATTCAAATCCAGCAATACCGCAGAGGTTTATGCAGGCAGCTATGACACTTACCGCACTTCGTTCGACGCCACCGGACCGGTTGCCGACAATCTCGCCTACCGCATGATCGTGGCCGCAGAGGACAAAGGCAGCTTCCGCGACCATATGGATAGCGAGCGCTTGCTTGTCTCGCCATCCTTCACCTGGCTAATCGGTCCTTCGACCACCATCAATTACGAGCTCGAATATCTCAAGCACCGCACCCCATTCGACCGCGGCATTGCCCTGCGTGACCGTGATGGAAACCGCCTGCACAATGTCAAGCATAGCCGCTTTCTGGGTGAGCCGCGCACAGGGGATACCACCATGGAGGCCTACACCCACCAGCTATCGCTGGAGCATGAGTTTTCACAATATTGTCGCGGCAGGATCGGTCTGGCGTACAAGGAGAACAAAACCGATGGCGACGCGGTGGAGCCATTGTCGCCGCTCAGCGCTGTCGCCCCCAACGGCAACATCAACCGCCGGCTGCGCGGACGCGCATTCGACTCTGATGACTTGATGCTGCAAACGGACCTCAATGGCAAATTCAACACCGGCAGCCTCAGTCACGATCTGTTGCTGGGAATGGAAGCCTATCGCTTCAACCAGCAGCAAACGCAATTTGGCTCGAGCGCCACGGCCATCAATATCTACAGCCCTGCATATGGCGCGGTACTTGCGCCGATGACCAGGTTGTCAGACTTCAAGGAAGAACAAACCGATATGGCAGTGTTCGCACAGGACCAGGTCAGCCTCACAGAAAAATGGAAACTGATGGCAGGCGTGCGTTTCGATTCCTTCCGCCAGCAGATAGATACGCTCACCAACAATACGCAAGTCCGGCAGGACCACTTCGTCACCTCGCCTCGCGTCGGGCTGACGTATGTGCTCAACCCGGAGGTCTCGCTATACACATCGTTCAGCCGCTCATTCCGGCCAAATGCCGGCACAGATGCCGCAGGCAATGGATTTGATCCCGAACGCAGTCGCGCCTTCGAGGTAGGGATGAAATACCAGTCTGCGAACCAACTACTGGGCGGCAATATCGCCTTATTCGACATCACCAAGCAGAATGTGCTGACCGCGGACCCCGCAAGCAATTACTTATTCAGCATCGCGGCTGGAGAAGTCAAAAGCCGTGGGCTGGAGCTGGACTTGAACGGCCAGCTTGCCGAACACCTGCGAGTGATTGCAAGCTACGCTTATACCGATGCCTATCTGGGCAAGGATATTGCCCTCGGCGCAGCATCCTCCATTCCATCCGGCGCACGCCTTTCGAATATTCCCAGGCACTCCGCCAATGCCCTGATCATGCATGAACGCACATTGGCAAATGGTGGCAAGCTTGGGTTGGGCGGCGGATTTAGCTATGTTGGCAAGCGCGCCGATAGCCCGGAAGACATGTTTGAACTGCCGTCCTATGTCACGGTACGCTTAATGACGTATTGGCAATTCAATGAAAAGCTGCGACTCTCGTTTGACGTTACCAACTTGTTCGATCGCGAATATTACGCCAGTTCCTATAACAGCAATTGGACCATGCCGGGCGCGCCGCGCATGATGACCTTAGGACTGCAAGCCAGATTCTAG
- a CDS encoding ABC transporter substrate-binding protein, translating into MLSQRISRQVLPFSAALLALSILATAPCLAANTEAKTSLSIVGPWEISTLEPSRAGYMFLRMQVAEALVSTDLEGKAAPGLAERWEISTDGLQWRFFLRPDARFHDGSPVTTESVVMNLQRALSQPGVLAMAPIADISAAVPGEIKITLSKPYAMLPMLLAHSSAIILAPAAYNEKGQVRRMLGSGPYQLVRQTLPQQFELALSPHWQGRPPAIRHIHYLSVSRPETRALMAESHQADLVFGFDPASTQRLRRNPRVVLQEVDLARTVMLKLNSGHRFLNTVETRQALSLAIDRAGIAKGILRTPELAADQLLPPSITHWHQADPEFPRLRTDLAQAKALLSAQGWQPGADGILRRNGERFSLQLTTFPDRPELPIIATALQDQFRKLGIELKVIVTNSSEIPLGHRTGKLEMGLVPRNFALVPDPFVTLNQDFKHGGGDWGAMNWQNGTVPALLEKIATETEPASQAHYRHDIMLTLQQGLPVIPVTWYRLPVAVHPQLRGVKVDPLEQSYYISDMAWSAQ; encoded by the coding sequence ATGCTTTCACAACGAATATCCAGGCAGGTACTTCCTTTTTCCGCTGCCCTGCTCGCCTTATCCATCCTGGCAACGGCTCCTTGCCTAGCCGCCAATACCGAGGCAAAAACCAGCCTGAGCATTGTCGGTCCATGGGAAATCAGCACGCTGGAACCTTCCCGAGCCGGGTATATGTTTCTGCGCATGCAAGTGGCAGAAGCCCTGGTGAGCACCGATCTCGAAGGCAAGGCTGCGCCCGGTCTCGCCGAGCGCTGGGAGATTTCAACTGACGGGTTGCAGTGGCGCTTCTTCCTACGGCCCGATGCGCGTTTCCACGACGGCAGCCCGGTCACGACCGAGAGCGTCGTCATGAACCTGCAACGCGCGCTCAGCCAGCCCGGGGTGCTCGCCATGGCGCCCATCGCCGACATCAGCGCGGCTGTACCGGGGGAAATCAAGATTACGCTTTCCAAGCCCTATGCCATGCTGCCCATGCTGCTCGCACACAGCAGCGCCATCATCCTCGCCCCGGCGGCCTATAACGAGAAGGGCCAGGTGCGCCGCATGCTAGGCAGCGGCCCTTACCAGCTCGTGCGGCAGACCCTGCCGCAGCAATTCGAGCTGGCATTGTCGCCCCACTGGCAAGGCAGGCCGCCCGCCATCCGGCATATTCACTACCTGTCGGTCAGCCGCCCCGAGACACGCGCCCTGATGGCGGAATCGCACCAGGCAGACCTGGTGTTCGGCTTCGACCCGGCCAGCACACAACGCCTGCGCCGCAATCCCAGGGTCGTGCTGCAAGAGGTCGACCTGGCCCGCACCGTCATGCTCAAGCTCAATAGCGGCCACCGCTTCCTCAACACAGTGGAAACACGCCAGGCATTGAGCCTAGCCATCGACCGCGCCGGTATTGCCAAAGGCATCCTGCGCACGCCAGAACTTGCGGCGGACCAGCTCCTGCCGCCCAGCATCACACATTGGCACCAAGCTGACCCGGAATTCCCCCGTCTGCGGACCGACCTGGCGCAGGCAAAAGCCTTGCTATCCGCCCAGGGCTGGCAACCGGGAGCAGACGGCATCCTGCGTCGGAATGGCGAACGCTTCTCGCTCCAGCTCACGACCTTCCCGGATCGGCCCGAACTACCCATCATTGCCACCGCGCTGCAAGACCAGTTCCGCAAGCTCGGCATTGAGCTCAAGGTCATTGTCACCAACTCCAGCGAAATCCCGCTCGGGCACCGCACCGGCAAGCTGGAGATGGGGCTGGTGCCGCGCAACTTTGCACTGGTGCCTGACCCGTTCGTCACGCTGAATCAGGATTTCAAGCATGGTGGCGGGGACTGGGGCGCCATGAATTGGCAAAACGGCACAGTTCCCGCCCTGCTCGAGAAAATCGCTACTGAAACAGAACCAGCCTCCCAGGCACACTACCGCCACGACATCATGCTGACGCTGCAACAGGGGCTGCCGGTGATTCCCGTCACCTGGTACCGCCTGCCTGTGGCAGTGCATCCGCAATTGCGGGGCGTCAAGGTCGACCCCCTTGAGCAATCCTATTACATCAGCGATATGGCTTGGTCAGCCCAATAA
- a CDS encoding ABC transporter permease: protein MLNILRHLLLRRCLQAGIVALLVSTVCFFLMHSLSGDLAFRIAAGRYGYDMVTTAAAEAVRAELGLDRPLLQGLLFWWQQLLQFDLGDSYLTSAPVIEEIREQFGHTLQLAISALALSIVIALPVGLIAGLNPHGWLDRVSLALSVVLRAFPPFLLGILLILLLSSKLGITNAANASHEHGGLLLPALTLALGLAAVSSRVARDAMVEVRRSAYFNFARTKGLSDLLALLRHGVRNAAVPVIAYLGVQLVFLMEGVIIIESLFAWPGIGHALAHAVFGRDIPMIQGTAIVMGLLFVLCNTLVDIACLVADPRQRYLATRRADT, encoded by the coding sequence ATGCTCAACATTCTCCGCCATCTATTGCTCCGCCGCTGCCTGCAAGCCGGGATCGTTGCGTTGTTGGTCAGCACCGTGTGCTTCTTCCTCATGCACAGCCTCTCGGGCGACCTGGCGTTCCGCATTGCCGCGGGACGCTACGGTTATGACATGGTCACCACCGCCGCAGCCGAAGCCGTACGCGCCGAACTGGGACTGGACCGGCCATTACTGCAAGGCTTGCTGTTCTGGTGGCAGCAATTGCTGCAATTCGACCTCGGCGACTCCTACCTCACCAGTGCACCCGTCATCGAGGAAATCCGCGAGCAATTCGGCCATACCCTGCAGCTCGCCATCAGTGCGCTCGCGCTATCCATCGTGATTGCATTGCCCGTTGGCCTGATCGCGGGACTCAACCCGCATGGCTGGCTGGACCGGGTATCACTCGCGCTTTCAGTCGTCCTGCGCGCGTTTCCGCCATTCCTGCTCGGCATCCTGCTGATCCTGCTGCTATCGAGCAAGCTCGGCATCACCAACGCAGCCAACGCTAGCCATGAACATGGCGGGTTGCTGCTGCCTGCGCTTACGCTGGCCTTAGGGCTTGCCGCCGTTTCATCGCGCGTGGCGCGCGATGCAATGGTGGAAGTGCGCCGATCCGCCTATTTCAATTTCGCGCGCACCAAGGGCTTGAGCGACCTGCTGGCGCTGCTGCGTCATGGCGTGCGCAATGCCGCAGTACCAGTGATCGCTTACCTAGGCGTGCAATTGGTATTCCTCATGGAAGGCGTGATCATCATCGAGAGCCTGTTCGCCTGGCCCGGCATCGGCCATGCGCTCGCCCACGCGGTGTTCGGCCGCGACATCCCCATGATCCAGGGCACGGCCATCGTCATGGGCCTGTTGTTCGTGCTGTGCAATACGCTGGTGGACATCGCCTGTCTGGTGGCCGACCCGCGCCAGCGTTACCTGGCCACCAGGAGGGCGGACACATGA
- a CDS encoding ABC transporter permease: MIGWWQSLTLARRSGAILLTLIVLTALLGPILVTDPVSQDLGRVLRSPSLAQPLGTDHLGRSMLARLVHALQLSFSLAVLSVLSAAIIGISLGLLAAWRGGIIEAVLTSIADAVMTLPVLLVVLLFSAFAQGEFWSLYIGLSFALWVEYFRVSRASIKATLVSAAVESARMLGFDRLYLLRRHLLPALAPVVVTLMLFGISSAILALAALGFVGVGLRPPTPELGVMMIELFPYYEEAPWLIASPVVTLGLIMLALALLGGRKEMP, from the coding sequence ATGATTGGCTGGTGGCAAAGCTTGACACTCGCCCGTCGCAGCGGCGCGATTCTGCTGACATTGATCGTATTGACCGCGCTGCTCGGGCCCATACTGGTCACAGACCCGGTGTCGCAGGACCTTGGCCGGGTATTGCGCTCCCCCAGCCTGGCGCAGCCGCTGGGCACCGACCACCTCGGCCGCAGCATGCTGGCCCGGCTGGTGCACGCCTTGCAACTCTCGTTCAGTCTCGCCGTGCTTTCCGTGCTTTCCGCCGCCATCATCGGCATCAGCCTGGGCTTGCTTGCCGCCTGGCGCGGCGGCATCATCGAGGCCGTACTCACCAGCATTGCCGATGCGGTCATGACCCTGCCTGTGCTGCTGGTCGTGCTGCTGTTTTCCGCGTTCGCCCAGGGCGAGTTCTGGTCGCTTTATATCGGCCTGTCGTTTGCATTGTGGGTGGAATATTTTCGCGTTAGCCGCGCCAGCATCAAGGCCACGCTGGTCAGCGCAGCGGTCGAATCGGCGCGCATGCTGGGCTTCGACAGGCTTTACCTGTTGCGGCGGCATTTGCTGCCTGCACTTGCGCCTGTCGTCGTCACGCTGATGCTGTTCGGCATTTCCAGCGCCATTCTCGCGCTCGCCGCGCTGGGGTTTGTCGGCGTTGGCCTGCGTCCGCCCACGCCGGAGCTTGGCGTCATGATGATAGAGCTGTTCCCTTACTACGAAGAAGCCCCTTGGCTGATCGCCAGCCCGGTCGTCACGCTGGGGCTAATCATGCTCGCGCTGGCATTGTTGGGTGGACGTAAGGAAATGCCATGA
- a CDS encoding ABC transporter ATP-binding protein gives MSAPELKLQDLAVRDGKGNWLVHPCSFTLQPGIALSIIGGSGSGKSLLVQAIMGSLAPGLKASGEIRLGNAASRAEDAAGRRPWWGHTLAMLPQEPWLALNPSMRAGNQVAESYHYVSHARMSMAQARAQARIDLDQLGVAAADRQYPFMLSGGMAQRVAFAATRAGGAQVVIVDEPTKGLDADARDNLLTVLQSVLQNGGSVLTITHDMHVAKVLGGDIMVMRDSHVLEQGPAQQILEHPQHAYTRALLAADPEHWIQPIPVAGTGQQILEARGLSKRYGAHTLFSGIDLEIHAGERIAISGPSGAGKTTLGNMLLGLVPPDQGSIVLAPNIEKLKLQKLYQDPVSAFAPRLALRQAFDDLIRRHKLNPATLPRLLARLKLDEGLLRRLPSQVSGGELQRLALARILLLSPALIFADEPTSRLDPISQRETMDLLLEMAATNEAAILLVTHDRRLASRTMQRQIALRPV, from the coding sequence ATGAGCGCGCCGGAATTGAAACTCCAGGACCTGGCCGTCCGGGACGGCAAGGGCAACTGGCTGGTGCACCCTTGCAGCTTCACCTTGCAGCCCGGCATAGCCTTGTCCATCATCGGCGGCAGCGGTTCTGGCAAATCGCTATTGGTGCAGGCCATCATGGGCTCGCTCGCCCCCGGACTCAAGGCCAGCGGCGAAATCCGCCTGGGCAATGCGGCTTCAAGGGCAGAGGATGCCGCAGGCCGGCGTCCCTGGTGGGGCCATACGTTGGCGATGCTGCCGCAGGAGCCTTGGCTGGCGCTCAACCCCAGCATGCGCGCGGGCAATCAGGTCGCCGAGTCCTACCACTACGTCAGCCACGCACGCATGAGTATGGCGCAAGCCAGGGCGCAGGCGAGGATCGACCTGGACCAGCTTGGCGTCGCAGCAGCGGACAGGCAATATCCCTTCATGCTCTCCGGCGGCATGGCGCAGCGCGTTGCATTTGCCGCTACGCGCGCAGGTGGTGCACAGGTCGTGATCGTGGACGAGCCGACCAAGGGACTGGATGCCGATGCGCGCGACAACCTGCTTACCGTGCTGCAATCGGTCTTGCAGAACGGCGGCAGCGTGCTCACGATCACGCACGACATGCATGTGGCCAAGGTGCTCGGCGGCGACATCATGGTGATGCGGGACAGCCATGTGCTGGAACAAGGTCCTGCGCAACAGATACTGGAACATCCGCAGCATGCATACACCCGCGCCCTGCTCGCCGCCGACCCCGAACACTGGATACAGCCCATCCCTGTGGCAGGCACAGGCCAGCAAATCCTCGAAGCGCGAGGTCTCAGCAAACGTTACGGCGCACACACGCTGTTCAGCGGCATTGATCTGGAAATCCATGCGGGCGAACGCATTGCCATCAGCGGCCCGAGCGGCGCGGGCAAGACCACGCTGGGCAATATGCTGCTGGGCCTGGTGCCGCCGGACCAGGGCAGCATCGTACTGGCGCCAAACATTGAGAAACTCAAGCTGCAAAAGCTTTATCAGGACCCGGTGTCGGCATTTGCACCGCGCCTGGCGCTCAGGCAGGCTTTCGACGACCTCATCCGCCGGCACAAACTCAACCCGGCAACACTGCCTCGATTACTGGCAAGACTCAAGCTGGATGAAGGGCTGCTACGCCGCCTGCCAAGCCAGGTATCAGGCGGGGAACTGCAGCGGCTCGCGCTGGCGCGCATATTGTTACTCTCGCCTGCGCTGATCTTTGCCGACGAGCCTACTTCGCGCCTGGACCCGATCAGTCAACGGGAGACCATGGATTTATTGCTGGAGATGGCAGCCACCAATGAAGCGGCCATTCTCCTGGTCACTCATGACAGGAGGCTTGCCTCGCGCACCATGCAACGCCAGATTGCCCTCCGCCCTGTCTGA